AATGCCCTTTACAAAATAACAATTCTCTATTACGTTTTGCATTTTATTGTCCTGATAAGATGGTTGGTTACGTATATTTTTGGTATTGGTGAGATTCGAGCGTGGATTGTAACTATTGATGGATTAGCATTTTTGTTTTGTACGTGTTGGTATCTTTTTGTTGCGTTAAATAATCCCGAGTTTTTCCGAGGTGTGAATTCTGAATTGAAACCGATTAAAGAAGTCGTTTCCGAAGAAAAGTCCGCTCCGGAAATCGATGAAGAAAAGAATACGCAAATTGATTCTTTAAAAGAATTTATGATTAAAAATGAACCTTATCTAGATTCTTCCTTAACGATTCAGAATTTGGCAGAGCAAGTAGCAATGCCCGTGAAAGAATTATCCGCTTTGATTAATTTGTATATGAACAAACATTTTTTTGATTTCATTAATGAATATAGAATCGAAAAAGCCAAAGAAATTTTGAAAGATCCATCCAAAAAAGAACTCACTATTTTAGAAATTCTTTATGAAGTGGGTTTCAATTCCAAATCTTCATTCAGTACCTCATTTAAAAAGTATACAGGAACAACGCCTACAGATTTCAGAAAAAACGCAAAATAGTTCGTTTTTTTCTTACAAATGCGTTCGACTATTTTTAATCGGTCGCGTAGTATAGGTTTTAAAAGCATATTTGCTAAAATTTTAAAAAATCTAATTACAATGAGAAAATTAATTTTCTTACTATCATTAAGTATTTTATTCATCAATTTTCTTTCAGCTCAAAAGCCGATTGAACAAAAAACAGAAATCAATCGAATTAATGAACTAATGACCAAATCCTACGAAAGAGGTTTGTTCAACGGAAATGTTTTGGTCGCTAAAAAAGGAAAAATCATCTATCAAAAATCATTGGGTTTTACCGACGAAACGAAAAAAATACCGTTAACGAAGAATTCAATTTTAAATTTTGGGTCTATTGCAAAACAGTTTAATGCAGTTGCCATTATGATGTTGGTGGAGCGTGGCCAGCTAAATCTTGATGATCCCATTTCTAAATACAATTTGGACCTGCCAAAATGGTCAGAAAAGGTAACGACAAGACATTTGATTAATTACGTCAGCGGAATTCCCAGACTAGAGAATGGATTAATAGTTCCGAAAAATGATGATGAGGCCTGGAAGATTTTGAAAAAAACAGACACTTTGTTGTTTGAGCCCGGAAAAGGATACCGATACGATAATGGCAATGTGTTTTTGCAAAGAAGAATTATTGAAAAGATAACAGGAATGACTTTTCAGGATTTTGTTACTAAGAATATAATCAAACCTTTGAAAATGACCAATTCTGTTTTTGACGCAAAATCGGATTACAAAAATCGAACATCTTGTTATGATATGAACAATGTAAGATGTCCAGAATTAGAATTTATCAGCGGTTGGCTTTGGTTAGATATTAATGATATGTACAAATGGATTGAAGCGATGAATCACAATCTTTTAATTTCCAGAAAATCCTTTGAAACATTATTGAATAATCCATACGCAAAAGAAGAAGGCGGATCGCTTGGCCGATATTACGAAGAGGATGAATTACAACGCCACAACGGCATTTCGTATAAATTCGAAACCATTCTATTAAATGATATGAAAAATGACATCATTGTAATCCTGGCATCCAATAACCTCAATAAAGTGTATAGTTTAGGGCATACAATCCGTGACATCATGCTTGGAAAAGCTTATGAAATTCCCAAAAAATCGGTTTCTCAAGTCTTAAGAAAAGAAGCTTTTACTGATCTAAATAAAGCGATTGAAACGTACCATTTACTCAAAAAAACTTCTGGAAAAGAATATAGTTTTGATAATCCAAGCGAACTAAATTCATTAGGTTATGAATTGCTAAGAGCTGGCAAAATAAACGAGTCCATTGAAATCTTTAAATTGGTTGTAAAAGAATTTCCAAAAAACCCCAATGTTATAGATAGTTTGGGTGAAGCGTATTATACCAATAAGCAATATGATTTGGCCATAGATTGTTATAAAAAAGCAATTGAA
The sequence above is a segment of the Chryseobacterium sp. MYb264 genome. Coding sequences within it:
- a CDS encoding helix-turn-helix domain-containing protein, with translation MENFTFKEIAAFIGIFLVLVLTLFLLTVKTKNKLSNGLLAFFLFTNALDAIKFLQHGFPVNYINLEAFRWSTNYVVSASFYLYVLSVCYTNFRLKPKHLIHLISFLAFNAFMMWGIYFSDRPAKIKFINGMNDMPLLQFFLFLFEALFQAYFIASFLAIRKAKKVYLENYTNSNISALNALYKITILYYVLHFIVLIRWLVTYIFGIGEIRAWIVTIDGLAFLFCTCWYLFVALNNPEFFRGVNSELKPIKEVVSEEKSAPEIDEEKNTQIDSLKEFMIKNEPYLDSSLTIQNLAEQVAMPVKELSALINLYMNKHFFDFINEYRIEKAKEILKDPSKKELTILEILYEVGFNSKSSFSTSFKKYTGTTPTDFRKNAK
- a CDS encoding serine hydrolase produces the protein MRKLIFLLSLSILFINFLSAQKPIEQKTEINRINELMTKSYERGLFNGNVLVAKKGKIIYQKSLGFTDETKKIPLTKNSILNFGSIAKQFNAVAIMMLVERGQLNLDDPISKYNLDLPKWSEKVTTRHLINYVSGIPRLENGLIVPKNDDEAWKILKKTDTLLFEPGKGYRYDNGNVFLQRRIIEKITGMTFQDFVTKNIIKPLKMTNSVFDAKSDYKNRTSCYDMNNVRCPELEFISGWLWLDINDMYKWIEAMNHNLLISRKSFETLLNNPYAKEEGGSLGRYYEEDELQRHNGISYKFETILLNDMKNDIIVILASNNLNKVYSLGHTIRDIMLGKAYEIPKKSVSQVLRKEAFTDLNKAIETYHLLKKTSGKEYSFDNPSELNSLGYELLRAGKINESIEIFKLVVKEFPKNPNVIDSLGEAYYTNKQYDLAIDCYKKAIELGGTQGNAEKMIDKIVKEIGK